One window from the genome of Candidatus Hydrogenedentota bacterium encodes:
- a CDS encoding metallophosphoesterase: MRNRTIFVLSLALLLLISGCATTGRTVEVPFHGKPVPWTSLELNNDPDNFQFAIVSDRAGGERPGVFQSAMGKLNLMQPEFVMSIGDLTEGSKTDVAEMSRQWQEFRDIVGVLEMPFFLVPGNHDIRTSVMAEEWRRQWGPSYYHFRYRDVLFLCLNTEDPPPTHMSDAQIAYMQKALDENADAKWTLVFMHKPLWEFTTEDTGWNRFEPLLKGRNYTVISGHRHNYSKAHRDGHSYFVLATTGGSSKLRGLQEGEFDHIVWVTMTKKGPRIANLLLEGILDEDLK; this comes from the coding sequence ATGCGAAACCGAACGATCTTTGTACTTTCACTTGCTCTTCTTCTTTTGATTTCGGGATGTGCAACCACCGGTAGAACTGTTGAAGTACCTTTCCACGGCAAGCCGGTGCCGTGGACAAGTCTGGAACTCAACAACGACCCCGACAACTTCCAGTTTGCGATTGTCTCCGATCGCGCGGGTGGCGAACGTCCCGGGGTGTTCCAGTCGGCGATGGGCAAGCTCAACCTGATGCAGCCCGAGTTCGTCATGAGCATTGGCGACCTGACAGAGGGAAGCAAGACCGACGTTGCGGAGATGAGCCGCCAGTGGCAGGAGTTCAGGGATATCGTAGGCGTGCTTGAGATGCCGTTCTTTCTCGTACCGGGCAACCACGATATTCGCACCAGTGTCATGGCAGAGGAGTGGAGACGTCAGTGGGGGCCGTCGTATTACCATTTCCGCTACCGCGACGTGCTTTTTCTCTGCCTCAATACGGAAGACCCGCCGCCTACTCACATGAGCGACGCGCAGATTGCGTATATGCAGAAGGCGCTGGATGAAAACGCGGATGCAAAGTGGACGCTTGTCTTCATGCACAAGCCGCTGTGGGAGTTCACAACAGAGGACACAGGCTGGAATCGGTTTGAGCCATTGTTGAAAGGACGCAACTATACGGTCATCTCCGGACACCGGCACAATTACAGCAAGGCCCATCGCGATGGTCATTCCTACTTCGTTCTCGCCACGACAGGCGGCAGCAGCAAGCTGCGCGGGTTGCAGGAAGGTGAATTCGACCATATCGTCTGGGTGACCATGACCAAGAAGGGTCCGCGCATTGCTAACCTGCTGCTGGAAGGAATTCTCGACGAGGATCTGAAGTAG